One segment of Anatilimnocola aggregata DNA contains the following:
- a CDS encoding PSD1 and planctomycete cytochrome C domain-containing protein has protein sequence MTRPALIRCSLTLAALLAGSAGLPAAEVTFLRDVKPILVSRCYRCHSSLAEEGGLRLDSAAAIKKGGETGVIFVAGKSGDSRLMAAVMKTGDLQMPPEGDPLTPEQIGTLRSWIDAGAKLPSAEEEAKIDHWSFTSPVRPELSPIADSAWSNHPLDRLVAAKHAELKLTPVGDAPKNLLLRRIYLDLIGLPPTPAELQAFLADDSPQAYEKVVDQLLASSKYGERWGRHWMDVWRYSDWDGYGKEIRESKPHIWRWRDWIVESLNADRPYDQMLVDMLAADELAPDDPQRLRATGFLVRNWYKFNRHTWLDNTIEHTGKAFLGVTFNCARCHDHMYDPLSQQEYYQLRAFFEPLEIRTDRVPGQADVNLDGLVRVYDAKAETPTYLFTRGNDKDPVKEKPLPPQTPRVFRDVPFALNPVSLPNHSVYPGLQKFVRDETESTAQAELAKSYEALKTATSHLATVLVQATQLPDTFKADPPSPPQVPTAIADAELQRALAEKAQLAAEANLLFVRARLAADVANYSSPPAANAKELALAAGAAERMVALAAAEKNLVQLEINLLAARRAKKIEDAKSVQAVAAAETAVLNGVKAIDAARVATTQPHENYTRLTPLYPANSTGRRLALAKWITDKKNPLTARVAVNHIWLRHFGSPLVPTMFDLGMNGKPATNQPLLDWLAVELMDSGWKMKHVHRLIVTSRTYRLHSAAGEVVAANKSIDPDNLYYWRANPKRMEAEVVRDATLSLAGSLDLTLGGPDLDPAQGFVLPRRSLYFRNTKEKKMTFLAVFDSPNVVECYRRSESIAPQQALAMSNSPLSLAQARLLAKKLSEQHAVRKIGSTEAPFIAAAFECVLCREPTADELQTCEQFLLEQATQLADQKTLTAFSAGTVSTVAPAADPRQRARENLMHVLLNHNDFVTIR, from the coding sequence ATGACACGCCCCGCCCTCATTCGCTGCTCGCTCACTCTTGCGGCGTTACTGGCCGGTTCAGCCGGGCTACCAGCGGCCGAAGTCACCTTTCTCCGCGACGTGAAGCCGATCCTTGTCTCCCGCTGCTATCGCTGCCATAGTTCGCTAGCGGAGGAAGGCGGTTTGCGACTCGACTCAGCGGCTGCGATTAAAAAGGGGGGCGAAACGGGTGTGATTTTCGTTGCCGGCAAGAGTGGCGATAGTCGCTTGATGGCTGCGGTCATGAAGACGGGCGATCTGCAAATGCCCCCCGAAGGCGATCCACTGACGCCCGAGCAAATTGGCACTCTGCGTTCGTGGATTGATGCCGGCGCGAAGCTTCCTTCGGCCGAAGAAGAAGCCAAGATCGACCACTGGTCATTCACTTCGCCCGTTCGTCCTGAGCTATCGCCGATCGCTGATTCCGCCTGGTCGAATCATCCCCTCGACCGTCTGGTGGCTGCGAAACATGCCGAGTTAAAACTGACCCCTGTCGGCGATGCACCAAAGAATCTGCTCCTGCGGCGGATCTATCTCGATCTGATTGGCCTGCCACCCACTCCGGCCGAACTGCAAGCCTTCCTCGCCGATGACTCGCCCCAAGCTTACGAGAAAGTCGTCGACCAGCTCCTGGCTTCGTCCAAATATGGTGAGCGCTGGGGGCGGCACTGGATGGACGTCTGGCGCTACAGCGATTGGGATGGCTACGGCAAGGAGATTCGTGAAAGCAAGCCCCATATCTGGCGGTGGCGCGATTGGATTGTCGAATCGCTAAACGCCGACCGCCCTTACGATCAAATGCTCGTCGACATGCTGGCGGCCGATGAACTGGCGCCGGACGATCCGCAGCGATTGCGGGCCACGGGCTTTTTGGTGCGCAACTGGTACAAGTTCAATCGGCACACCTGGCTTGATAACACAATCGAACACACAGGCAAGGCATTCCTTGGCGTGACGTTCAACTGTGCTCGGTGTCACGATCACATGTACGATCCACTCTCGCAGCAGGAGTACTATCAACTTCGCGCGTTCTTTGAGCCGCTTGAGATCCGCACCGATCGCGTGCCCGGACAGGCGGACGTCAATCTGGACGGGCTCGTCCGTGTTTACGATGCCAAAGCCGAAACGCCAACGTACCTATTTACACGCGGCAACGACAAAGACCCCGTCAAGGAAAAGCCACTTCCTCCGCAAACTCCGCGCGTCTTTCGCGATGTGCCATTTGCGTTGAATCCAGTCTCACTCCCAAATCACTCGGTCTATCCTGGTTTGCAAAAATTCGTCCGCGACGAAACGGAATCCACCGCACAAGCAGAGCTTGCCAAGTCGTACGAAGCACTCAAAACAGCAACTTCGCATTTGGCCACTGTCCTGGTGCAGGCAACTCAACTTCCTGACACATTCAAGGCCGATCCTCCGTCGCCGCCGCAGGTTCCCACCGCGATTGCCGACGCCGAACTGCAACGCGCACTCGCTGAGAAAGCACAATTGGCTGCCGAAGCAAATCTGCTGTTCGTCCGAGCCCGCTTGGCAGCCGATGTTGCCAACTATTCTTCGCCTCCCGCAGCCAATGCCAAAGAGCTTGCGCTCGCAGCAGGCGCTGCCGAACGAATGGTCGCACTCGCCGCTGCCGAGAAGAACCTTGTGCAGTTGGAAATCAACTTGCTCGCCGCACGCCGAGCCAAAAAGATTGAGGATGCCAAATCAGTGCAAGCAGTGGCTGCCGCGGAAACCGCCGTATTGAACGGCGTAAAAGCCATCGACGCCGCGCGAGTGGCAACCACGCAACCGCACGAGAACTATACGCGACTCACGCCCCTCTATCCGGCCAACAGTACTGGCCGGCGACTTGCACTGGCAAAGTGGATTACCGATAAGAAGAATCCGCTGACCGCCCGTGTGGCCGTGAATCACATTTGGCTCCGGCACTTTGGTTCGCCGCTGGTGCCGACCATGTTCGACCTGGGCATGAACGGCAAACCGGCAACAAATCAACCGCTGCTCGATTGGCTGGCGGTCGAACTGATGGATTCGGGCTGGAAGATGAAGCACGTGCATCGACTCATCGTCACGAGTCGCACTTACCGACTGCATTCCGCGGCCGGCGAAGTAGTTGCCGCGAACAAGTCGATTGATCCTGACAATCTTTATTACTGGCGAGCCAATCCCAAACGGATGGAAGCCGAAGTCGTGCGCGACGCCACGCTGTCGCTCGCAGGTTCGCTCGACCTGACGCTCGGTGGGCCCGATCTCGACCCCGCGCAGGGTTTTGTGCTTCCTCGCCGCAGCTTGTATTTTCGCAACACCAAAGAGAAGAAGATGACGTTCCTGGCGGTCTTCGATAGCCCGAATGTTGTCGAATGTTATCGCCGCAGCGAAAGCATCGCCCCGCAACAGGCTCTGGCGATGAGCAACAGCCCTCTCTCACTGGCCCAGGCCCGTTTGCTTGCAAAAAAGCTGAGCGAACAACACGCAGTCAGAAAGATTGGCTCGACCGAAGCTCCGTTCATCGCCGCTGCCTTTGAATGCGTCCTTTGCCGCGAACCAACGGCGGACGAACTGCAAACGTGTGAGCAGTTTCTCCTTGAGCAAGCGACTCAGTTGGCCGATCAAAAAACATTGACCGCATTCTCGGCCGGCACCGTGAGCACTGTCGCTCCGGCTGCCGACCCCAGGCAGCGTGCTCGCGAAAATCTCATGCACGTCCTGCTCAATCACAACGACTTTGTCACGATCCGCTGA
- the aroH gene encoding chorismate mutase gives MQCRGVRGATTVEANTRDEILTNTRQLLALMIRANNIDPQDVASAMFSVTSDLNAEFPALAARQLGWLDVPLLCTYEIDVPGSLRHCVRIMIHWNTVVPQHEIRHIYIKEATRLRPDLSKLPPVDFADLERWIAEQMQNFKR, from the coding sequence ATGCAATGCCGAGGAGTGCGCGGGGCGACAACGGTGGAGGCCAACACGCGCGATGAAATCCTCACCAACACGCGCCAGCTCCTCGCGCTGATGATCCGGGCCAACAATATTGACCCGCAGGACGTAGCTAGTGCGATGTTCAGCGTGACTAGTGACCTGAACGCCGAGTTCCCCGCCCTGGCTGCCCGGCAATTGGGTTGGCTCGATGTTCCCCTGCTCTGCACCTATGAAATTGACGTTCCCGGTAGCCTGCGCCACTGCGTCCGCATCATGATTCATTGGAACACCGTGGTTCCGCAGCACGAAATCCGGCATATTTACATCAAAGAAGCGACCCGTCTGCGACCGGACCTCTCCAAACTTCCCCCAGTCGACTTTGCGGACCTGGAGCGCTGGATCGCCGAGCAGATGCAAAACTTCAAACGCTGA
- a CDS encoding DUF1571 domain-containing protein — MADQSLLRGLLARRSFLQALSISGFSAAIALGTPPESREELREPIFRVSKANNPPVDAAAKVAAHPLDPAIDLANETLIKVQREITDYTAMIVKRERVNGKLGNHEFMEAKIRNRKIIDGKLAQPLSVYLKFVKPDSMAGREVIWVEGANNGKMRAHEGGATGKFLPTVWLDPNGILAMRGQLHPITEIGFENLVAKLIEKGEKDRKHSECEVEFKPGAKINGRACTVLQVKHPTPRPHFEFHIAQIFIDDETKLPVRYAAFHWPTDPADKLGPVIEEYTYLDVKLNPGLVDADFDPNNPNYNF; from the coding sequence ATGGCTGATCAATCGCTCCTTCGTGGGCTACTCGCTCGTCGCTCATTTTTGCAGGCTCTTAGCATTAGCGGCTTCAGTGCCGCCATTGCACTTGGCACACCACCCGAATCGCGAGAAGAACTCCGCGAACCAATCTTCCGGGTCTCCAAGGCCAACAACCCCCCCGTGGATGCAGCTGCCAAAGTTGCTGCTCACCCGCTCGATCCAGCCATCGACCTGGCCAACGAGACACTCATCAAAGTTCAGCGCGAAATCACCGACTACACGGCGATGATCGTGAAGCGTGAACGGGTGAACGGCAAGCTTGGCAACCACGAATTCATGGAAGCCAAGATTCGCAATCGCAAGATTATCGATGGCAAGCTGGCCCAGCCCCTTTCGGTTTACCTTAAGTTCGTGAAGCCCGACTCGATGGCCGGCCGCGAAGTCATCTGGGTCGAAGGTGCCAACAATGGCAAGATGCGGGCTCACGAAGGTGGTGCCACCGGCAAGTTCCTGCCCACGGTTTGGCTCGACCCGAACGGCATTCTGGCCATGCGTGGCCAGTTGCACCCGATTACCGAAATTGGGTTTGAAAACCTGGTGGCCAAGCTGATTGAAAAGGGCGAGAAGGATCGCAAGCACAGCGAGTGCGAAGTCGAATTCAAGCCCGGGGCCAAGATCAACGGTCGCGCCTGCACTGTGCTGCAAGTCAAGCATCCCACACCGCGTCCCCACTTCGAATTTCACATCGCCCAAATCTTCATCGACGACGAAACCAAGCTCCCTGTTCGCTACGCGGCCTTTCACTGGCCCACAGATCCCGCCGATAAGCTGGGCCCGGTAATCGAGGAATACACTTACCTCGACGTGAAGTTGAACCCAGGCCTGGTCGATGCCGACTTCGATCCGAACAACCCGAACTACAACTTCTAA
- a CDS encoding GlsB/YeaQ/YmgE family stress response membrane protein, with protein MSLLEILLLLLVAGVCGSLAQAIVGYSHGGCLVSIVLGLIGALLGTYLARALGMGDFLAINFNGRTFPIIWSIIGATLFVAVLSLISRRRPMV; from the coding sequence ATGTCACTGTTAGAAATCCTGCTCCTGCTCCTCGTGGCCGGTGTTTGCGGCAGTCTCGCCCAAGCCATTGTCGGTTACTCGCATGGCGGCTGCCTCGTGTCGATCGTGCTCGGCCTGATCGGTGCCTTACTCGGCACTTACCTGGCTCGCGCACTGGGGATGGGAGATTTTCTGGCCATCAATTTTAATGGCAGGACATTCCCCATCATTTGGTCAATCATCGGTGCCACCCTCTTTGTCGCTGTCCTCAGTTTGATCTCACGGCGTCGACCGATGGTCTAA
- a CDS encoding YXWGXW repeat-containing protein: protein MKRVIYSLAALGCASWLSAYSARAQELPRDPAPIAAAATDNQDNVELLTRGPVHEAFAQSVTPPVEDGLIVAKEPPAMIEEIPPEQRPAGDNIAWIPGYWGWDDERNDFIWISGIWRAVPPAREWVPGYWAQVTKGFQWMPGYWADMKVTETEYLPAPPETVDAGPSTQAPTGAEIWIPGSWVWQQNRYVWRAGYWSQGHQNWIWTNAHYVYTPRGYVYVNGYWDYNLQRRGILYAPAFFRGPVASGYVYSPRIVINTNSFVDHLFLRPTYRHYYFGDYYAANYRGRGILPWFAFNNSRYGYDPIYSYSRWNNRDDRDWERRVESRYENMRDREEDRPARTYADWQRRGDNRDSFVAGTVQDFAKVKDNNWKFNNLTDDARRDVGRLSRDLDTYRQQRIKVESDKTARREGDDRGSDRVRLLKPPINDENTQPGRDGRGENARDLPGRELPGRDNVPGRDNVPGRDNVPGRDNVPGRDNVPGRDNVPGRDNVPGRENVPGRENVPGRDNVPGRDNVPGRENVPGRDNVPGRDVLPGRGTDTPAPKLDRPLTPPVDRNEDVPRTKQPTERGTDPRTLPQDAPKSARDLPGPLNDLRNPPRDPATPRDTPDRPKVERDRPGPQNDLRDNRDPPKTGTTPGIDRTPMPKAGAPKADLPKPGPRIDRTPTPAPKAETPRPQRVNPAPPREAPKAAPAPHPNPQPAGPGPNRGGGNEGKGKGGGGGGEGKGKGRD, encoded by the coding sequence TGAGTGCTTACTCAGCGCGTGCTCAAGAACTCCCGCGCGATCCTGCGCCAATCGCAGCTGCTGCGACCGACAATCAAGACAATGTAGAACTCCTCACGCGCGGCCCGGTGCACGAGGCCTTCGCCCAGTCGGTGACACCTCCCGTCGAGGATGGCTTGATCGTGGCCAAAGAGCCACCAGCCATGATCGAAGAGATTCCACCAGAACAGCGTCCTGCTGGTGACAACATCGCTTGGATTCCTGGCTATTGGGGCTGGGACGACGAGCGGAACGATTTCATTTGGATCAGTGGCATCTGGCGAGCTGTTCCCCCTGCTCGCGAATGGGTTCCCGGCTATTGGGCTCAGGTGACGAAAGGCTTTCAATGGATGCCCGGCTATTGGGCCGATATGAAAGTCACCGAAACCGAATATCTGCCAGCCCCTCCCGAAACAGTTGACGCGGGCCCCAGCACCCAAGCACCGACCGGTGCCGAGATTTGGATTCCTGGCAGCTGGGTTTGGCAACAAAACCGCTATGTTTGGCGCGCCGGTTATTGGTCGCAGGGTCACCAGAATTGGATTTGGACCAACGCCCACTATGTCTACACACCGCGCGGCTATGTCTATGTCAACGGTTACTGGGATTACAACCTGCAGCGCCGCGGCATCCTCTATGCTCCCGCCTTTTTCCGTGGCCCTGTGGCCAGTGGCTATGTCTACTCGCCGCGGATTGTGATTAACACGAATTCGTTCGTTGATCACTTGTTCCTGCGGCCCACGTATCGCCACTACTACTTCGGAGATTACTACGCAGCCAATTACCGTGGCCGCGGCATTCTCCCTTGGTTTGCCTTCAACAACAGCCGCTACGGCTATGACCCGATCTACTCGTACAGCCGCTGGAACAATCGTGACGACCGCGATTGGGAACGCCGCGTCGAGTCGCGCTACGAGAACATGCGTGACCGCGAGGAAGACCGTCCCGCCCGCACCTACGCTGATTGGCAAAGGCGTGGCGACAATCGCGACTCCTTCGTTGCCGGCACGGTGCAGGACTTCGCGAAAGTGAAGGACAACAACTGGAAGTTCAACAACCTTACCGACGATGCTCGCCGCGACGTCGGCAGGCTTTCTCGCGATCTCGACACCTATCGTCAACAGCGGATTAAGGTCGAATCGGACAAGACGGCTCGTCGCGAGGGTGACGACCGTGGCTCGGATCGCGTTCGCCTGCTGAAGCCGCCAATTAACGATGAAAACACTCAGCCCGGTCGCGATGGCCGTGGTGAAAACGCCCGCGATCTTCCCGGACGTGAATTGCCTGGCCGAGACAATGTTCCTGGCCGAGACAATGTTCCTGGCCGAGACAACGTTCCTGGCCGAGACAACGTTCCTGGCCGAGACAACGTTCCTGGCCGAGACAACGTTCCTGGCCGCGACAACGTTCCTGGCCGAGAAAATGTTCCTGGCCGAGAAAATGTTCCTGGCCGAGACAATGTTCCTGGCCGAGACAATGTTCCTGGCCGAGAAAATGTTCCTGGCCGAGACAATGTTCCTGGCCGCGATGTCCTGCCTGGCCGTGGCACCGATACTCCCGCACCAAAGCTTGATCGTCCTCTCACTCCACCCGTGGATCGTAACGAAGATGTGCCGCGCACCAAGCAGCCAACGGAACGGGGAACCGATCCACGTACGTTGCCGCAAGATGCACCGAAGTCAGCTCGCGATTTGCCAGGACCGTTGAACGACCTGCGCAATCCGCCGCGTGACCCGGCGACGCCTCGCGATACGCCCGACCGTCCAAAGGTCGAACGCGATCGTCCCGGTCCACAGAATGATCTCCGTGATAATCGTGACCCGCCTAAGACGGGCACAACTCCCGGCATTGATCGCACTCCCATGCCGAAGGCAGGCGCCCCCAAGGCCGATCTGCCGAAGCCAGGGCCGAGAATTGATCGTACTCCTACTCCCGCACCAAAGGCTGAAACTCCTCGCCCGCAGCGAGTGAATCCAGCACCGCCGCGTGAAGCTCCCAAGGCTGCACCGGCACCCCATCCGAATCCTCAACCTGCTGGCCCCGGACCTAACCGTGGTGGCGGCAACGAAGGCAAGGGTAAGGGGGGTGGAGGTGGTGGCGAAGGCAAGGGCAAGGGTCGCGACTAA